One segment of Desulfosporosinus sp. Sb-LF DNA contains the following:
- a CDS encoding solute carrier family 23 protein has protein sequence MMNEVQINERLPLTRAIPLGVQHLFAMTGSTILVPFLTGLSPATALFCSGIGTIVFLLLTRSKVPAYLGSSFAFIASLTAFIKDQHNLASAMTGVLSVGIAYILIYFILRLFGTKWINKIIPPVVAGSVVAIIGLSLTPVAISMAGANWIVAIFTLAVAILVSVYAKGFPKVIPILIAIVAGYILAGFMGLVDTAKIIASFKTPFVLPFSSFGTLNFNVTAILTFAPLALITLIEDLGHMMILGNITHTDPIQDPGFDRVVLGNGLATGIASLFGGVPLTTYAENIGVLAITKVYSTFNIWIAAISAIILSTFNPLQALIMSIPTPVMGGVVILLFGMIGAAGLRTLIEAKVDFSQNKNLIIAAVIFALGIGLTNHGIMFATLAGIFLNLILKAETEEVLDMTKEAAK, from the coding sequence ATGATGAATGAAGTTCAAATTAACGAAAGATTACCATTAACTAGAGCTATACCCCTCGGAGTGCAACATTTGTTTGCCATGACGGGGTCCACAATTTTAGTGCCTTTCCTGACGGGGCTAAGTCCCGCCACAGCATTGTTTTGTTCAGGTATTGGGACAATAGTATTCTTACTTCTAACACGTAGCAAAGTTCCTGCTTATCTCGGTTCATCTTTCGCCTTTATTGCCAGTTTAACAGCATTTATCAAGGATCAGCATAATCTAGCTTCAGCAATGACCGGAGTTTTATCGGTAGGTATAGCATATATTCTCATTTACTTTATACTTCGCCTATTTGGTACTAAGTGGATAAACAAAATAATCCCCCCTGTTGTTGCAGGAAGTGTTGTAGCAATTATCGGATTAAGTTTAACACCAGTAGCAATATCAATGGCAGGTGCAAATTGGATTGTAGCAATCTTTACATTAGCAGTAGCAATTTTAGTCAGTGTATATGCTAAAGGGTTTCCTAAAGTCATACCAATTCTTATAGCGATTGTGGCAGGATATATACTTGCTGGGTTTATGGGATTAGTTGATACAGCCAAGATTATTGCATCTTTTAAAACGCCATTTGTTTTACCATTCAGCAGTTTTGGCACACTCAACTTTAATGTAACTGCTATACTAACTTTCGCTCCATTAGCTCTCATTACACTGATTGAAGATTTAGGTCATATGATGATTCTTGGTAACATTACTCATACTGATCCAATTCAAGACCCAGGTTTTGATAGAGTTGTTTTAGGGAATGGTTTAGCAACAGGTATAGCCAGTTTGTTTGGTGGAGTTCCACTGACAACGTATGCAGAAAATATCGGTGTATTAGCCATTACGAAGGTATATAGCACATTCAATATATGGATTGCGGCTATTAGTGCCATTATTCTAAGTACCTTTAACCCCTTGCAAGCATTGATTATGTCCATTCCAACCCCAGTTATGGGTGGCGTAGTAATCCTATTATTCGGAATGATTGGCGCAGCTGGACTAAGAACTCTCATCGAAGCTAAAGTCGATTTTTCACAAAACAAAAACCTTATTATTGCAGCAGTAATATTCGCTTTAGGCATCGGGTTAACTAATCATGGTATCATGTTTGCTACTCTAGCAGGAATTTTCTTAAATCTTATTCTCAAGGCTGAAACTGAAGAGGT
- the priA gene encoding primosomal protein N', giving the protein MFRYAEVLVDVANRRLDQSYHYAIPEHFALIIGMRVLVFLQNRKVQGLVVNVTNDLPDELASVKLKPVLEIVDEESLVPTELIELAHWLAKTTICSVAQCLHTVWPLLKGKVEEWIILQVSIKDPDVQTLQWLDTDAYRAISVLNRARSKSISLKIFLKRANISVEMLEKLIQQGLAKKETRFVSTGEGSKRKASCNEGPLEINGSNSPSGRTYELTVEQASAVSKVSAALEGGSSQTVLLHGVTGSGKTDVYRELITKVLVEGGDAILLVPEISLTSQVARYFETQFGGKVIILHSGLQPREKMKAWEDILSGQKRIVIGARSAVFAPLPNLRLIILDEEHDGAYKQDENPKYHARDVARKRMEQRKGVVLLGSATPSLEAYAAAQSGKIHLLTMTARIGMSVLPPVEIVDMREELLNGNRSMFSLLLQQKLRERLERGEQTMLFLNRRGYSTFVVCRECGYVMGCPNCDIALTYHSQGQAMCCHYCNHKELPPHTCPQCGSRYIRFFGQGTQRVEEELQGLLPEVPILRLDFDTTRSGEAHRTILESFRRQKASILVGTQMMAKGLDFPNVTLVGVIAADQMLNMPDFRARERTFQLLTQVAGRAGRSIKAGEVVIQTYSPTEGAILRAAHHDFQGFFWEEIRYRKVRRYPPFTHIIRVLLLHEKEDRVIRGANDLGACLQQGMQNPKFGNNELDILGPAPAVLPRLKNQWRWQVSVKGTNLDQLRAFLHRGVQMFYKNSASSGVVLNIEVDPLSS; this is encoded by the coding sequence GTGTTTCGCTATGCTGAAGTATTGGTTGATGTAGCAAATCGGCGCCTGGATCAAAGTTATCATTATGCTATTCCTGAGCATTTTGCCTTGATAATAGGAATGCGAGTACTCGTCTTTCTTCAAAACCGTAAGGTTCAGGGACTTGTCGTGAATGTGACCAATGATCTGCCAGATGAACTGGCGTCTGTAAAGCTGAAACCCGTTCTGGAGATTGTGGACGAAGAGAGTCTTGTTCCTACGGAGCTGATTGAGCTGGCACATTGGTTAGCAAAAACGACAATCTGCTCTGTGGCACAATGCTTACATACGGTCTGGCCGCTACTCAAAGGAAAAGTAGAAGAGTGGATCATTCTCCAGGTATCTATTAAGGATCCAGATGTTCAGACTCTGCAGTGGCTGGATACGGATGCTTATCGTGCGATTTCGGTGCTTAACCGGGCGCGGAGTAAGTCTATATCTCTAAAGATCTTCTTAAAACGAGCGAATATCTCCGTGGAGATGCTTGAGAAACTTATCCAACAAGGGTTGGCGAAAAAGGAAACTCGCTTTGTTTCGACCGGGGAAGGGTCTAAAAGGAAAGCATCTTGCAATGAAGGTCCATTAGAGATCAATGGCTCCAACTCTCCTTCAGGTCGGACTTACGAATTAACCGTGGAGCAAGCCTCGGCAGTGAGCAAAGTGTCGGCTGCATTAGAGGGAGGTTCATCTCAAACTGTTTTATTGCATGGTGTGACAGGTAGTGGAAAAACGGACGTCTATCGAGAGTTGATCACAAAGGTATTAGTCGAAGGTGGAGATGCCATTCTCCTTGTACCTGAGATTTCCTTGACTTCTCAAGTTGCTCGTTATTTCGAAACTCAATTCGGCGGGAAAGTCATAATTTTGCACTCTGGCTTACAGCCAAGGGAAAAAATGAAAGCCTGGGAAGACATTTTATCTGGGCAAAAGCGGATCGTCATCGGGGCTCGTTCGGCTGTGTTTGCACCTCTGCCAAATTTACGTCTCATCATTTTAGATGAGGAACACGATGGCGCGTATAAACAAGATGAGAATCCCAAATACCATGCACGAGATGTTGCCCGTAAGCGGATGGAACAGCGAAAGGGTGTGGTATTACTCGGGAGTGCGACTCCTTCCTTAGAAGCCTATGCTGCAGCGCAATCGGGTAAAATACACTTGTTAACGATGACTGCGCGGATTGGAATGAGTGTCTTACCGCCCGTTGAAATCGTGGATATGCGGGAGGAACTTTTAAATGGAAATCGGAGCATGTTTTCTCTTCTTCTACAACAAAAATTGAGGGAAAGACTTGAACGTGGCGAGCAAACCATGCTTTTTTTAAATCGCAGGGGGTATTCCACCTTTGTAGTTTGCAGGGAATGTGGTTATGTGATGGGTTGTCCTAATTGTGATATTGCCCTCACTTATCATAGTCAAGGGCAGGCTATGTGTTGCCACTATTGTAACCACAAAGAGCTTCCTCCTCATACGTGTCCGCAATGTGGTAGTCGGTACATCCGGTTTTTTGGACAAGGAACACAGCGTGTGGAGGAGGAGCTTCAGGGCTTGTTGCCAGAGGTTCCTATATTGCGATTAGACTTCGATACGACACGATCTGGCGAAGCACATCGCACGATCTTGGAAAGTTTTCGTCGTCAAAAAGCATCTATTCTGGTAGGGACGCAAATGATGGCCAAAGGGCTCGATTTTCCGAATGTCACGTTAGTTGGAGTGATTGCCGCAGATCAGATGCTCAATATGCCCGATTTCCGGGCCAGAGAACGGACGTTTCAACTTTTAACTCAGGTCGCTGGTCGAGCGGGGCGGAGCATAAAAGCGGGTGAAGTTGTCATTCAAACGTATTCGCCGACAGAGGGTGCTATTTTGAGGGCAGCCCATCATGATTTCCAAGGGTTTTTTTGGGAAGAGATTCGGTATCGTAAAGTGCGAAGGTATCCGCCGTTCACCCATATCATCCGTGTCCTACTACTTCATGAAAAAGAGGATCGGGTCATCAGAGGGGCTAATGATTTGGGGGCATGTCTGCAGCAGGGAATGCAAAACCCTAAATTTGGAAATAATGAATTAGATATCCTGGGACCCGCTCCAGCTGTTTTACCTAGACTTAAGAATCAATGGAGATGGCAAGTATCCGTTAAAGGGACAAATTTGGATCAACTCAGGGCGTTTTTGCATCGAGGGGTTCAAATGTTTTACAAAAATTCTGCTAGTAGTGGCGTTGTTTTGAACATTGAAGTCGACCCCCTTTCCAGTTAA
- the def gene encoding peptide deformylase: MAVYKIVEMGAEVLREKAKEVKEINPSIIKLLDNMVDTMRAAEGVGLAAPQIGVSKRVVVIEVGDRLLELINPVILEKEGEQMDEEGCLSIPKMTGDVLRAAKVRVQGLNRQGELLDIQADRLLARALQHEIDHLEGILFVDVAKKTYRS; the protein is encoded by the coding sequence ATGGCTGTTTATAAGATTGTTGAAATGGGTGCAGAGGTATTACGTGAAAAGGCAAAAGAAGTTAAAGAAATTAATCCTTCTATCATAAAACTCCTTGATAACATGGTTGATACAATGCGTGCTGCAGAGGGAGTGGGGTTGGCCGCTCCTCAAATCGGAGTATCCAAGAGGGTCGTCGTTATTGAAGTAGGAGATAGGTTGTTGGAACTCATTAATCCTGTCATTTTAGAAAAAGAGGGGGAGCAAATGGATGAGGAAGGGTGCCTTAGCATTCCAAAGATGACAGGTGATGTACTGAGGGCTGCTAAAGTTCGTGTTCAGGGCCTAAATCGCCAAGGAGAACTGTTGGATATTCAGGCGGATCGTTTGTTGGCTCGGGCTTTACAACACGAAATTGACCATCTCGAAGGAATTTTATTTGTTGATGTTGCGAAAAAGACCTATAGAAGCTGA
- the fmt gene encoding methionyl-tRNA formyltransferase: MRLVFMGTPDFAVPSLRALVNGGHDVVGVFTQPDRPAGRGKNLKPSQVKVAAEELGIPVFQPKKIKTSEGIQLLRVLAPDSIIVVAYGQILSKDILQLPPKGCINVHASLLPAYRGAAPIHWAVMKGESHTGVTTMLMDEGLDTGDILLKQEVPISNEATTGEIHDELAALGGGLLIETLRELEMGSLIATPQIGESNYAPLLKREHEGVDWSRKATELHDQIRGLNPWPGAFSTFRGENLKIWRSMPFSWSDKDLETEGFAREVTAEPGQIIEMLGTGLLVQTGNGILRIIEVQPAGKRAMSARDFFNGRHGQIGEKFN; this comes from the coding sequence ATGCGTTTAGTTTTTATGGGTACACCGGATTTTGCCGTACCTTCTTTACGAGCCTTGGTGAATGGAGGACATGATGTTGTGGGGGTCTTTACACAACCTGATCGGCCGGCTGGGCGAGGCAAAAATTTAAAGCCCAGTCAGGTTAAAGTTGCGGCAGAGGAATTAGGAATACCTGTTTTTCAACCGAAAAAGATTAAAACTTCGGAAGGAATCCAGTTGCTACGGGTCTTAGCTCCAGATAGTATTATTGTTGTTGCCTATGGACAAATCTTATCAAAGGATATTTTGCAATTGCCTCCAAAGGGGTGTATTAATGTCCATGCTTCCCTGTTACCCGCTTACCGTGGGGCAGCCCCAATTCATTGGGCGGTCATGAAGGGAGAATCCCATACGGGAGTGACTACTATGCTTATGGATGAAGGTTTAGATACAGGGGACATATTGCTAAAACAAGAGGTTCCAATTTCTAACGAAGCAACAACCGGCGAGATTCATGATGAGTTAGCCGCTCTCGGTGGAGGTCTCTTAATAGAAACTCTACGTGAATTGGAAATGGGAAGTTTAATTGCTACACCTCAAATTGGAGAATCCAATTATGCGCCCCTGCTGAAACGTGAACATGAAGGTGTCGATTGGTCACGTAAGGCGACTGAATTGCATGATCAGATTCGCGGGTTGAATCCTTGGCCAGGCGCGTTTTCGACTTTTCGGGGAGAAAATCTTAAGATTTGGCGAAGCATGCCCTTTTCCTGGTCAGACAAGGATTTAGAAACGGAAGGGTTTGCGAGGGAAGTAACCGCTGAACCGGGTCAAATAATCGAGATGCTTGGGACTGGGTTACTGGTTCAGACTGGGAATGGAATTCTTCGAATTATAGAGGTCCAACCAGCAGGGAAACGTGCTATGTCAGCTCGTGATTTCTTTAATGGTCGGCATGGGCAGATTGGAGAGAAATTCAACTGA
- a CDS encoding zinc metallopeptidase — protein MFWDSTMVLLIPAILLSLFAQYRISSAYKHYSSIRAQSGLTGAQAARAILNGNGLYDVRVEPIGGRLSDHYDPRSRVINLSEDVYHGNSLSSVAVAAHETGHALQHASGYFPMQLRSSFVPVANIGSGAGPILIMIGLFMPSFGWLLQLGILAFTFAVLFQLITLPVEYNASHRALLLLQEGRMLGSDEVRGARSVLNAAALTYVAAALAAVLQLARFILIARGRSDD, from the coding sequence ATGTTTTGGGATTCTACAATGGTCCTTTTAATTCCGGCAATATTACTCTCTTTATTCGCGCAATACCGAATTTCTTCTGCCTACAAGCATTATTCTTCCATACGTGCCCAGTCGGGGCTTACGGGAGCACAGGCTGCGCGAGCAATATTAAATGGTAACGGGCTTTACGATGTGCGTGTGGAACCGATTGGGGGGCGGCTAAGTGATCACTACGACCCGCGTAGCAGGGTCATTAATCTCAGTGAAGATGTCTATCACGGTAATTCACTTTCTTCCGTGGCAGTGGCGGCTCATGAAACGGGTCATGCGTTACAACACGCGTCAGGGTATTTTCCCATGCAACTTAGGTCGTCCTTTGTCCCTGTGGCTAATATTGGCAGTGGGGCTGGCCCGATTCTAATCATGATAGGTCTTTTTATGCCGAGTTTTGGCTGGCTCCTTCAGTTGGGGATTTTGGCGTTTACATTTGCAGTCCTGTTTCAGTTGATCACCCTTCCTGTGGAATATAATGCCAGTCACAGAGCGTTGTTGCTCTTACAGGAGGGACGTATGTTGGGGAGTGATGAAGTCCGTGGCGCACGTTCGGTGTTAAATGCGGCTGCGTTGACCTATGTTGCCGCTGCCTTGGCTGCAGTACTGCAGTTGGCTCGGTTTATTCTGATAGCTAGAGGTAGAAGTGATGATTAA
- the rsmB gene encoding 16S rRNA (cytosine(967)-C(5))-methyltransferase RsmB — protein sequence MIKETARKMAVQILTRVEAEGGYANLVLQKTIGRLTDSRDRQFVTLLVNGSLKHRLTLDYALRFYLSKPMSALPHEVRAILRIGAFQLLYLDKVPHAVAVNESVELAKTFPKFTGLVNVVLRRVMNKGWDFPWPDSKRETVRYLSVRYSHPEWMIRRWLKRWGLEETEALCHANNEPAQTWIRTNTLKISREDLVERLTREGIAVELGTRIPESLRIQNFGALDQLESFREGLFTVQDESSQLVAHVVDPKPGQRVLDTCSAPGGKTTHLAQRMNDEGEIQAFDIHTHKLELIDQLTQRLGITIVQSHGGDARDLPGIQLCSQHRVLVDAPCSGLGVLRRRADLRWQKEEQDLKDLPPLQLAILERAASCVDVGGDLIYSTCTTEPEENFELVKMFRTSHPEFEPVNLVEDLPFTLEDSRDIQQASKGMLQLLPHRHGMDGFFLAKFHRKEV from the coding sequence ATGATTAAGGAAACCGCACGGAAGATGGCAGTTCAGATCCTGACACGAGTCGAAGCAGAGGGAGGCTACGCCAATCTCGTGTTACAGAAAACCATTGGTAGGCTCACAGATTCTAGAGACCGCCAATTTGTCACGTTATTGGTAAATGGCTCACTTAAACACCGCCTAACCTTGGATTATGCGCTACGTTTTTATTTGAGCAAACCAATGTCGGCACTTCCTCATGAAGTTCGCGCAATTTTGCGTATCGGAGCTTTTCAACTGCTTTATCTCGATAAAGTTCCGCACGCGGTCGCGGTCAATGAAAGTGTCGAGTTAGCAAAAACCTTCCCTAAATTCACTGGATTGGTGAATGTCGTCTTGCGGAGAGTCATGAATAAAGGGTGGGATTTTCCTTGGCCGGATTCGAAGCGGGAAACAGTACGCTACCTTTCGGTGCGCTACTCTCACCCGGAATGGATGATTCGACGATGGCTAAAGCGTTGGGGCTTGGAGGAAACGGAGGCTTTGTGTCATGCCAATAATGAGCCAGCCCAAACTTGGATTCGTACAAATACACTTAAGATTTCACGCGAAGATTTAGTGGAGCGTCTCACGCGAGAAGGAATTGCGGTCGAATTGGGTACTCGGATACCGGAAAGTTTAAGAATTCAAAATTTCGGGGCGCTAGACCAACTCGAGAGTTTTCGGGAGGGGCTTTTTACGGTTCAGGATGAAAGCTCTCAACTTGTTGCACATGTTGTTGATCCAAAACCAGGACAACGCGTGTTGGATACCTGTAGTGCTCCTGGTGGAAAAACGACGCACTTAGCGCAAAGGATGAACGATGAGGGAGAAATTCAAGCGTTTGATATCCATACTCACAAACTGGAACTTATTGACCAGCTAACCCAAAGACTTGGTATTACGATCGTTCAATCTCATGGGGGCGATGCTCGGGATTTACCTGGAATACAACTTTGCTCGCAACATCGCGTGTTGGTTGATGCTCCTTGTTCTGGTTTGGGTGTTCTTAGACGTAGGGCAGATCTGCGTTGGCAGAAAGAAGAACAGGATTTGAAGGATTTACCTCCGCTTCAACTGGCTATTTTAGAACGTGCCGCTTCTTGTGTTGATGTAGGAGGAGATTTAATCTACTCGACCTGTACGACTGAACCGGAAGAGAACTTTGAACTAGTTAAGATGTTTCGCACTTCGCATCCTGAATTTGAGCCTGTCAATTTGGTGGAGGATTTGCCTTTTACCCTTGAAGATTCACGCGATATTCAACAGGCGAGTAAAGGGATGCTGCAACTCTTACCGCATCGGCATGGGATGGATGGATTTTTCTTAGCAAAATTTCATCGTAAGGAAGTTTAA
- the rlmN gene encoding 23S rRNA (adenine(2503)-C(2))-methyltransferase RlmN yields the protein MKIMESVELRGCSIDELIEICQEIGLKRFRATQLFQWAQQKAVRTWDQMKTVGEGDRQTLSSHLHLYPLERIREQRSQDGTRKYLFRLNDGETIECVLMDYARTISRDRHTVCVSTQVGCAVGCAFCATGLEGFRRNLSVAEIVGQVLDITHYVRQEDPDFQVTNIVFMGMGEPLLNYDQVLKGIQLLNHGQGQAIGMRRMTISTCGVVPKIIQLAKDNPQVGLAVSLHAAQDEVRNDLIPMNRRYPLAQLMEACQEYSQITHRRITFEVALTSKNARRGEAEALARLLKGQLGHVNLIPVNPVEGTGMERPDIEQIKRFAQVLENAGIPVSSREERGGDIDAACGQLRRKWEGEL from the coding sequence ATAAAGATTATGGAAAGTGTTGAGCTGCGCGGTTGTTCAATCGATGAACTGATTGAGATTTGTCAAGAGATAGGCCTAAAACGGTTTCGGGCGACCCAATTATTTCAATGGGCGCAACAAAAAGCAGTGCGTACTTGGGACCAGATGAAAACTGTTGGGGAAGGAGACCGCCAAACGTTAAGTTCCCACTTGCATCTTTATCCGTTGGAGCGGATTCGTGAACAGCGTTCCCAGGATGGCACACGTAAATATTTGTTTCGTCTTAACGATGGAGAAACCATTGAGTGTGTTTTAATGGATTATGCGCGCACTATATCACGAGATCGTCATACCGTTTGTGTCTCTACTCAAGTTGGGTGCGCGGTAGGGTGCGCATTTTGTGCTACTGGGTTGGAAGGCTTTCGGAGAAATCTAAGTGTCGCTGAAATTGTGGGTCAAGTTCTAGATATTACCCATTATGTCCGTCAGGAAGATCCGGATTTCCAGGTGACCAACATTGTCTTTATGGGTATGGGCGAGCCCCTACTCAATTATGATCAGGTTCTCAAGGGGATCCAACTTTTGAACCATGGGCAAGGCCAGGCTATTGGCATGCGACGGATGACGATTTCAACCTGTGGGGTGGTGCCTAAGATTATTCAACTGGCTAAAGATAATCCCCAGGTTGGGCTGGCTGTTTCGCTTCATGCAGCTCAGGACGAAGTGCGAAATGATTTGATTCCGATGAATCGGCGTTATCCACTGGCTCAACTGATGGAGGCTTGTCAAGAATACAGCCAAATCACGCATCGTCGGATCACCTTTGAGGTCGCTTTGACCTCGAAGAATGCGAGGCGGGGGGAAGCAGAGGCGCTCGCGAGACTACTAAAAGGACAGCTAGGGCATGTCAATTTGATTCCGGTAAACCCAGTCGAGGGGACTGGGATGGAGCGTCCCGATATAGAACAGATCAAGAGGTTCGCTCAGGTGTTAGAAAATGCCGGTATTCCCGTCTCTTCGCGGGAGGAACGGGGGGGAGATATTGACGCAGCTTGCGGTCAACTTCGTAGAAAGTGGGAGGGTGAGTTGTAA
- a CDS encoding FhaA domain-containing protein, whose amino-acid sequence MSLLARFEGMAEFLFTGAFKKGAARLQPVEIAKELVKAMLRNKQVSISQVYVPNIYRVYLHSSDWGPLANFGDVFLIELSKYLFAEAQRNGYTFLSKPAIELHADETVNPREMAIEVDFDDSIEVDWGDEEDEHNDAAPEQDWRENTTIFRESVKTNLTEVEQLGRNSEYFLEIIEGPDVGESFSLQDGDVFIGRHGQCDLVLHDPEVSRRHLKIASGENSWWLDDLGSTNGSFVNGQRITHQMTAPGDRIQIGQSVLVIQRSPLVGL is encoded by the coding sequence ATGAGCTTATTGGCCCGATTTGAAGGAATGGCCGAATTTCTATTTACCGGAGCTTTCAAAAAAGGTGCGGCCCGGCTCCAACCAGTAGAAATCGCTAAAGAACTTGTGAAGGCAATGCTTAGAAATAAGCAAGTCAGCATTTCACAAGTGTATGTACCGAATATTTACCGGGTTTATCTTCATTCAAGTGATTGGGGGCCATTGGCTAACTTTGGGGATGTATTTCTCATTGAACTTTCAAAGTATCTATTTGCAGAAGCACAGCGGAATGGGTACACGTTTTTATCGAAACCAGCCATTGAACTTCATGCCGATGAGACGGTGAATCCCCGAGAAATGGCTATTGAAGTTGATTTCGATGACTCTATTGAGGTAGACTGGGGAGACGAGGAAGATGAGCATAATGACGCAGCTCCTGAACAAGATTGGCGCGAAAATACTACGATCTTTCGAGAAAGTGTTAAGACAAACTTAACCGAGGTTGAGCAGTTAGGAAGGAATTCAGAATACTTTCTCGAAATTATTGAAGGACCAGATGTTGGTGAGTCATTTTCTCTGCAGGATGGAGATGTGTTCATTGGCCGTCATGGGCAATGTGACCTCGTACTTCACGACCCTGAGGTTTCACGACGGCATTTGAAAATTGCTTCAGGGGAGAACAGTTGGTGGTTGGATGATTTGGGAAGTACAAACGGTTCGTTTGTTAATGGCCAAAGAATTACTCATCAAATGACGGCTCCAGGTGACCGTATTCAAATTGGACAAAGTGTCTTGGTCATACAAAGATCACCTCTAGTAGGACTATAA
- a CDS encoding FHA domain-containing protein, with product MQFVFVIGRLVFVALIYLFIFRIFTALLADLQLKGIFQRSITEYGRLEVLTGSESLSRGRIFKVDGKGLRLGRGKHNDIVLPDHFASIDHAIFRLQKGQTIVEDLGSTNGTWVNGEQIHSPVQMVAGDYVKIGSITFQYSRWQNESTKL from the coding sequence ATGCAATTTGTTTTTGTCATTGGACGGCTAGTTTTTGTCGCCCTTATCTATCTTTTTATCTTTCGTATTTTTACAGCACTTTTAGCAGATCTGCAACTAAAGGGGATTTTTCAACGCTCGATTACCGAATATGGCCGATTAGAGGTCCTGACTGGATCAGAATCGCTTTCCAGAGGACGAATCTTTAAAGTAGATGGGAAAGGCCTGCGATTAGGACGTGGTAAGCATAATGATATCGTTTTACCGGATCATTTTGCTTCCATCGATCACGCTATTTTTCGGTTGCAAAAAGGACAGACCATCGTGGAAGACCTTGGAAGCACGAATGGAACTTGGGTTAATGGCGAGCAAATTCATTCTCCAGTACAAATGGTTGCAGGAGATTATGTGAAAATTGGAAGTATTACCTTCCAATACTCGAGGTGGCAAAATGAGAGTACTAAGCTTTAG
- a CDS encoding Stp1/IreP family PP2C-type Ser/Thr phosphatase, whose translation MRVLSFSEKGCIRKNNEDSLLVMLSQGLYAVADGMGGHRAGEVASSTALHELEKLVVHFGDLEIQALESKLAEAFVQANQVVYQSSITDPENAGMGTTLTVLLVRNTMAVIAHVGDSRAYLWRDEVLTPLTIDHSLVGELVRLGQISPAEAEKHPQRNVLMRAVGADPKIEVDCRSISLQTGDVFLLCTDGFSNMIHDRELAKEFMEQYSWEERLERLRHLTLERGAPDNFTALCCIME comes from the coding sequence ATGAGAGTACTAAGCTTTAGCGAAAAAGGGTGTATTCGTAAAAACAATGAGGATTCTTTATTAGTGATGCTTTCCCAAGGCCTGTATGCGGTGGCTGACGGGATGGGAGGCCACCGGGCGGGTGAAGTAGCTTCTTCGACAGCTTTGCATGAATTGGAAAAATTAGTAGTTCACTTTGGCGATCTTGAAATTCAGGCCTTGGAAAGTAAGTTGGCTGAAGCCTTTGTTCAAGCTAATCAGGTCGTCTATCAATCGTCAATAACGGATCCCGAAAATGCTGGGATGGGAACGACTCTGACAGTTTTGTTGGTGCGCAACACAATGGCCGTAATTGCTCATGTAGGAGACAGTCGGGCTTATCTATGGCGCGATGAGGTGTTAACACCCTTGACAATCGATCACTCACTCGTTGGTGAACTTGTGCGGTTAGGACAGATCTCCCCTGCAGAAGCGGAAAAACACCCTCAACGGAATGTTCTGATGCGTGCAGTGGGAGCAGACCCAAAGATTGAAGTGGATTGTCGGAGTATAAGCTTACAGACAGGAGATGTTTTTCTCCTGTGTACTGACGGTTTTTCTAATATGATTCATGATCGAGAGCTTGCAAAAGAATTTATGGAGCAGTACTCCTGGGAAGAACGGCTTGAGAGATTGCGTCATCTTACCTTAGAACGGGGTGCACCGGATAATTTCACAGCCTTGTGCTGTATTATGGAGTAA